Part of the Amblyomma americanum isolate KBUSLIRL-KWMA chromosome 7, ASM5285725v1, whole genome shotgun sequence genome, TAAACACCTCTTTACTGGTGGACTTCTGAGCAAAATGCCTGCGTAAGCGACAACTTCCGAGACCCTCGCTCGGGAACGAGTTGATGGTGTCCGATAGCGGTGATGGATACACAAACGATAAAGAAAGACAATGCAGCATGAGGACTTTCGCGAGTGTCACCTATCACGCATCAAATATCACTCCACGTACACAATCTAGGCTTCTCTGAAGGGTTACCATTACGGATTTAGCGTTGGTGCATGCGAAATCACGACACCGAGTGAAGCAACCGACACGCTAGATCGCGCTTAAATATGGTCGGAGTACTTCAGCGAAAATGTACTGTGAAAGCTCTATCCATGAAGAAGAACGAATCTCTACAAAAGCATGTTTAAAGTTGTGCTATCGCGTTGCAAACTCACAACCCGACTTATTTTGCTGCCCCTTCTCGGCGCATATAGCTGCTTATTCTCAACAAAGAACACAACATACCGTCGACTCGACGGATCCTTTGCCGACTGCTACCAAGAAGTTAGCGACAGCAAACGCGACAGATAAAAATCGCGACGACCGGAGTGACCTCTGGTGAGTGCGGCGTTGCCGTCCCGCTCAATAATGGCAAATACGCCAAGGTAATGGATAAAATTGGTGCCAACCGGTTTTCGTTTTCACAGACACCGGCGACACGGAAACACTTCGTCTTCTCCATGAGAGATTCCGTTCGTCTTTGCGGCCCAAGGCAAgatcattagcttggcaccagtttaccgtATTCTATGgtgtctccccactgaaccctggccaaacCCCCGTCGTGGGTaagtgccatgtcacgaaggcaacaacaacgttCGTCTGTTAGCGCGAATTTGCGAGTATCGACACCCACATCGTCGCCCCAAATTCGATCTGAAAGTCTCTGGTGCCCTTAAAGAATGCCAAAATTAAGTGCTTAGTGTCAGAGACGCGATTAGCCCCGACACAGCGAGAATTTCGGCACAAGCAAGGAACACCCATACATTCATAAGGGACAAGCTGTGCGTGGACCTCCACTCATGCCATGTTTCAAGACTTCGCAGCGCCGTTTAAAGTTGATTTTACTCGCGAATACTTCTCGCAGTCGTCGCGTGCATGGCCTCGGTTACTTACTATGTGAGTTGTTACAGACGGAAGAATGCAGACAACTGCAACAGCCGCAACAGCAAGCGAGATAAAACCGTCGAAAATATTGCGGTTACACATGCCTGTCGCCATTCTTTCTCGCAGAGCCTGCCCGGGAATCGGTATAGTTCCCCGAGCGAATCTCGTTCTTTAGTGTTGCGTGAACAGTAGCGGCATTCCACGACACAACAGTAGGTCGTGCCTACGCTTTGCGCGGCCGGGACGGCTCCTGTTTTCGTGAAACTGCAGCCTCGCGCTGCGTGCACGTCGCACGCATACGCGAAAATAGAAGAGCGAcatattaaggcggaagcctttaatggctcattgtcAAGATCATCTGCTAAAGTGGTTATATGGGGGGGGAGAGAGACTCTCATACGGGGAGGAGGGAAAGAAGGGGAAAGAAGAGGGAAAGGTCATCTGCCGTTAGGAGAAACTGTCCCAGCTTTCTGGCCTCCTGATTGGTCTCCTCTGTGTCGTGACGTCACTGTCGCTAGGCGCAGGTGTGCGCCTCCTGATTGGAtcgcgtgcgtgacgtcactgtcGTCAAGTGCGGGTGTCGGGGTGGTTCGGCGCTGCGCGGGATGGCTCATCACATCGGCACGCGTGGCGGCCATGTGTTCGACGGTGCGCCCTGACGTCACTGTCATCAGGCGCTTGAGATGGCCTCCCAATTGGGTGCTGTGTGGCCTGACGTCACTGTCGCGAGACGCGTGTGGAGACCGTCTGCTTGTGTGTGgtgtggcggcggcggtggcggcagtttACTTTGCGGTATCGTGTGGGAAGGATGCCTCGTCTCGCCAAACCAGTGTCTCCCAACACGCGATGGTGTCAGGCTTCCGCCGTTTCACACTTTAGTCTCGACAGTGTtttccgtaatttttttttgttcggcgcTGCCATCACGCGAGAAAATTACAGTCAAAGTTCACAATAGGTTCGCCCAATACTATACATGACTACAGACAGCACGTTCGCATGGAAGCTATTAACTCGGCAGTGAACTCTTTCTAATGAGACGGCTCCCACCGTTATGCGAAGGGCAGTAGGCCAAACTCAAGGAGCCGTGGGCACGTAGAGATTTCTCGGAGCACCAGCATCCTCTGATTATGGCCTTTCATTACAAGGAAAAAACGTTGAAAAAGATCTCTATCTCGGCCAGTTGGTTCATTGTTTTTCTTTGACTGTTTGGTGCAGCGCTATAGAACACGCACATTAGAAGACACGGAAGCGGCCGTCCTgacttgcgtgttttcttttgcCCGTGTTCCATAGCACAGTGATAAATTGCCGAAGAAAAAATTGGAAAATAGACGTTTGGAAAATAAGCAAGTCGAATATGCAAGACGATGTGCTCGGTTAAACAAATCTTTGTGAAGCGAAAAGATTCACTTAGCGgctcagagccgagcttcgcgtgagccgaactagTGAGTTATGCCTATGCGcaaaaacgagtgacgtcacgcgccgcgcaggtggtcgctcctcgccgctgccgccgccgactctgtcgcctgacctttcggcgcagccgcgcgctactgcacatgtacgtcatgtgcatgcgcaaggaggctatataatgcgttTACCAGAGAATAGACGTGCGCACTTAACATTCAAGGGAAGGAGAGTACGGCTGCTGCTAgcctacgcagaaaagctgagaaactaaattcgtccgatacAGAaatactcgcttgggagttggctgcacaattGCGAACAAGTGATAAAACCAAAGCTAAACTTGCAGctgaaacgcctgaacaacgggatatttatacgccttgctaaacgacgtcggaaaaaaagccgaaaagcgtgtcttggccgcacCTTCatccagcagcagccaagcgagtgaggaagaggaaacaagatagtcagaagaggaaaatcccaagacttgccgttacaacgaccacgtggtacgacGTAGTGGTACGACTGGCTTTttgcttgtatatccaggcttaacctgagctaagccactgcctaatttttttagaTGTCAGTAGCCCCTTTTCCTGCCGAGCAGTCACGGCCAAAGTGGTGGTTTCGCATATCTCATCGGGATATATATACctcagctaagccactgcctaattttttttagaTGTCAGTAGCCCCTTTTCCTGCTGAGCAGTCAGGGCTACAGTGGTGGTTTCGCATGTCTCATCAGCTGCGTATGCAGCTCGTATGAGGGAGATTTCGAGGGAAGAAAGGCCCACGCAAATGTCCACTCTGGTCTCTCTGCTAATCCACTCGCCATAGCTtttgtttattactttttttgcGGTAGGTAAGAGCCTAGTCTGTTTTGCTGTTTTCGATACCTCTCGCTGGAGAGTTCCTTTTCTTAAATTTGGGTGAGTTGCAATGAATTCTCTGTAGGAGAACGGTGCAACAACGGCGGAATAGAGCTTGCTTATGTGCCGCCGCTGTTGCGCGGTTCCCTGGACACTGAGGACTCGATgtaaatgagaccgccgacgctgaagcaaggagcgccttcagaaGTGGCCTGCGCACAGATATGCCGTTCtgtagaccggacaccacttgtctcctttcgggatctatgaggagtgcgacgcctagatactgggccctgccagacactcgacacatccgccttaaatggctagatccggcgatgacctttccTGTTCCTCgtggaataccacgccctattgcatgcataatccatagATTGCGTTTAAATGTCGTTTTCACGAGCAAGTACTTGCACTTAATTGGACAAGCGGgttccccggactgtaccacatgtggcgtgctagagactgttGAACATGTTTTTGTGGCCTGCAAAGCGTATGCACGAGAAAGACTCACGCTAGCATTTGCTTTGAAATCTGACACCAAGCCcttctcggaggatttgatcctcggggCTTGGCCAGATTGTTCGAAAACTGTACaagcaacgcgagcgctctcacgctttttaagcgccACGGGACTTGCCTCGCGTTTTCGATGTAAGAATGTGTGCCTTGTTtcttttgtcttttctttttaatctgcctcctcccatcaccGTCATCCCCCATCGTGCCCCCTTTTCtttctcctcttccctttccccagtGAAGAGCAGCAggccaggtattttttttttcgcgggccaacctctctgcctttctcgccaataaactctctctctcttcttttctgttCTTTTAGGGGAGAGCATTATTCCGATGAGTCAACCCCTAGCTTATGTTGGAATACTTTCATGCTGGCGGTGTATGTGGCTTTATACCAAGCGAAAGTAATTAatgaaattgaaataaaatcaataTTCGCGACTATGATTCGATACCATGACGGCGCGAACTGATCAGCTCCGCAGACCGCTGCGCATGAGCCCTAGACTACACTCGCAGCTGTACACACTTTATGTTAGACGGCAACGCACTCAACAGCTTTGCATTGCAAATCGCCTTCCGCTGCCATTAATACTAATACAAATTTAATATCCGCGCTTCGAGCTAtttggcggtagtgacagagatatgtacgctgcatgcgttggcgtaggcaacgttgcggcagaagtacggcactagagcaatacgcgctaGCCTTAGCAATATTTCGGCAGAAACGTGACACTGGGGCATAGGCCGGCGGCGTACATTAGTTAATATGGCACTCACGATGAAAAAGttcaagacgcgcataactggctccctgggtcagtggaaatCTCAGTCGCGCTTTCATGTGCGTGACGGTGGTGTGTACCAGCAGAAAACTTCGCTCTCACAcattatttcgtgcttagcaatgctaaagcaccagtctttcttttttcctgtccACCTCTCGCGCTCCCTGCCCCCGACTCGTGCCCCAGCTGCACgagtagaagaagacgaagatggAGCGGCTGTCCCTGCCGGTTCTACTGCTGCTGCCTCTTAGCATCGCCCAGCAGCAGAGGTGCCGAGAGCCGTTCAGCAAGTTTCCAAGCCACACGCTCTGCTCAAAAAAGTACTTTGATTATTGCGAATCGGCCAACAACGCGAGCCAATGGGGCGACGACATCATCTGGATGCACAACCGCTACCGCAGCCAGCTGGCTCTGGGACATCTGGCCGACTTTCCGGCTGCGGGAAACATGCTCCAAATGCGCTGGGACAAAGAGCTGGCCGAGGTGGCCCAGGCGCTGGCTGAACGCTGCTCCACTGTTGAAGGCGTCGTGACTCATGACCGTCCCGGTGACCGCACCACGCTGACATTTCGCAGTGTGGGCCAGAACATCTTCAGCGAGCGCGCTCCCTTACTTCCAGAGAGACTCGTCGTCAAATGGCACTTTGTTGTCCGGGACTGGTTCGACCAGAACTACCGCTACTCCTCGTCACAAGTGGAGAATTACGAGGAGGTGAAGAAAACCCAAAACTTTACCCAGATCGCCTGGGCACGCTCCTACGCCGTCGGCTGCGGTTTCACGACAAACAAAGTAAGACCGAACGGGGCATCACAAAACTCTGATGTAGACCGCGATGCATTCAGGATGTTCATCTATGTTTGCAACTATGCGCCGGCCGGCAACGTGCCTGGGAAGATGTTGTACTGGCCCGGGCCGCCCTGCTCCCTCTGCCCGGATGGAACAGAGTGCAACAAGACGACGGGCCTCTGCCGTGTCACCGGTGACAAGCCGGGCAAAGACAAGAGCACGACGACCACGACGACGGCGCCGCCGCCCGCAGAGCCTGACGATCACCCGCCGAGCGACTCGGCGCCGGAGGCTGTCGCTGTGATGCCCTCCCTCGCAGCCGCCCTCGCAGCCACTGTCACAGCTGTCGGCGCGTGGTGGCGCGGCGTAGCCTGACTGTATTTGCCGCTTCAATTCACTCCTTCGGCCTTTTTTTGCCGAAGTTCTTGTTTTATTTTATGCTCCCGAGTGCCCACAACGTCATGTCATATATTCGAAAAAGCCCGCGATGCTTGAAAGTGGTGGGGACAGTTTTTGAAGTGTTTCCTAACCAAtggcaaaaacaaaaaccaaggAAGCACTTAGACCACGCGCTCGCGTCGACTGCGACCTGCCGCACCCTCGTGGCGCATTATTCGTATTCTTCATGGTCTTCTATTCTGTATTTTCTGTCCAGAAAGGTGAAAAATTATATTCCGAGCGCTCTTGGCGGCCCATCAAAGCAGGTGTGCCACGGCTTTCGTCAAACAGCGCCAATCAATAAAGGACACCAGGTGCTTTGTGAAATGAACAGTTATTTCGCCCCCTTTAACAAACCGATATAGTTGGCACCGCCATTTGGCACACCACTAAGCTCGTTCTGCGCCTCTGCTTCTATCGTTACGGCAAAAAAGCTCGCAGCAGTGTTTATGCATTTCACTGGGCACCCCAGTATCTGAAGAGGGTAAATTTCGAGCACATATCATTCTGATAAAGTTTATACAAAAACTATGCGAACAGGCAAAACGCCCGAAAGCGGCGAAATTACCAACACGGACAGCAAGTCTTTGCGGACCTCGCATGTTACATTGATGCGCCACGCACAAGAGCACATTTCTTGATGACTTACTAGTATTCCTCCGTTCCCCGACGTTATTGTCTGCCCTCTAATAGCCATAAATCCCATTTCACGGTCAACTGTGCGTTTTGTTCGACAAATGTTTGGCACTGTGGCGGCTACAACATGGGCTCCCAACTAGCCGCTCACAGCGTGTTAGGTGCACTGAGAACCAATGCGCAGTTGCAATGCATGCTTTCAGAAGCGTAGAAGACAATTTTTGGTGCAGCAGCTCCTGGTTTTCAAGCTTTTCGAGTGTGCTATGAGTTGACGTTTTCTCCCGGTCCTTTTGAAAAGTGCACACCGTGTAGTCACTAGGCGGCTGCAATGCGCGTTTTCTCTAGAGCAGAGGGCGGACTCTTCGACACACAACTTTCTAGTTTTAGAGCGTTTCAAGCGTCACCTTTTTTTCCGCCAAATATGAAAATTGCGCTCCCGTACCGTATCTGAACATGCTAAGTGCCAGCGCTCATCATGTCCTGGCGCAACGCTTGCAGATATTGCCAAGAAAAACAAGAATTATGACGCGGAAGCCTGTCCCAACACAAGTGATGGTCGTCTTGAAGCTAACATGTGCATCGTGCCGGTATGTGTGCGAAATTATTCAGGAAGTGGAAGCCGTTCCTGCATGCCAGCACCAGTCCTTGACCTGAAACAACGCAGTCCTCAGTGAGTACGGCTAATCTAGGTTGCGCTTCTCGAAGTACATCGCGCTTTTAAAGGATAAATGTATCCGAGACTCCTGCAATAAGTGTGCAGAGTGGTCACAACTGCAGGCTGTTGAGTTCTCAATTTccaaaaaaaactttctttccttctttcatcttTCAACACAGGTAGCACAGGCATCGGCTGGACAATCCAACTGCTTGCTGCGTAAATGACTCCGGGCGATGTGGCCAACGGACTTCAGTCCTAACTGGCATCAGACCATGTGCTCAGCTGACTTCGAGCGCCTTCGGATGCTTCAGATCTCCAATGAACCGTGGGTATAGGTAGATAACCACACAACCACAAAGCGAACAAAACGTCGGTGAAAAGTAAACTGAACAACCGAAAACTCCAATCCGTAATGCACTCAACAGGTAAGCAATGTCCGTCCGAAGCCGCTATCCTcccggcatgcctcgggcgtcGATGACGGATAAAGTGCAGGGCCTGCCGCTTTCCCTCTAGTCAACAGTAAGACACTCTATGTCCTCGGGCGGCACGTTTCGCGGATGACATACCCATACCAAGCCATACAGACAAGCGCTGTACTGTCtacataccctcctccttccccgGTAGCTGCCCTCCAAGTGGCGTCTCGGTAATCATCCTTTGGTTACACCTATCGCTGATTTACCTGCTTCCATGGTAGTCCTCCTATTTCTACGACAGCTGTCCAGCCACTCCTTCCATCACAGCCACCCTCGGACTGCGCGTTTCTccgctcttcctcctcctccttctgtaTGGTTACTGCCTTATATTACGCCGACTGTTACTACTTCTCCTACGACAACGACGACAATAACAGGGAAGGAACCTGTAACAGCTGTCTTTGTAAGGGAAGGGAGCGCCGTTCACGAGCATGATATTTGAACACGCCAAAAAATTCGTTTCATGAGCGAAGCATGGAGTACGTATCTTTTTTTTGTACACTTCTCTCGTGCACTTCTGGTAGTCGCATTTCTCTCTTTTACTCGCTTTGTGACCCGCATTGGTGGCCGAATGGCTATAGCGTTCGCTCCTCAGCCCAAGGTCTTGCGATCGAACCCTCCGTGACGGCAACGTTGCCAGCGCGCCGAAATACAAAAT contains:
- the LOC144096816 gene encoding venom allergen 5-like, translated to MERLSLPVLLLLPLSIAQQQRCREPFSKFPSHTLCSKKYFDYCESANNASQWGDDIIWMHNRYRSQLALGHLADFPAAGNMLQMRWDKELAEVAQALAERCSTVEGVVTHDRPGDRTTLTFRSVGQNIFSERAPLLPERLVVKWHFVVRDWFDQNYRYSSSQVENYEEVKKTQNFTQIAWARSYAVGCGFTTNKVRPNGASQNSDVDRDAFRMFIYVCNYAPAGNVPGKMLYWPGPPCSLCPDGTECNKTTGLCRVTGDKPGKDKSTTTTTTAPPPAEPDDHPPSDSAPEAVAVMPSLAAALAATVTAVGAWWRGVA